Proteins encoded in a region of the Quercus lobata isolate SW786 chromosome 8, ValleyOak3.0 Primary Assembly, whole genome shotgun sequence genome:
- the LOC115955253 gene encoding protein FLOWERING LOCUS D isoform X2: protein MNPLDQSPDQFSSFPPLQFIPFPPPPNPNPSPSPNYNHNPNLNSNPSPDDPIETQFHIQNPSPTSANHLLSFTVPKKRRRGRPQRKAASFHVPPLPNVILNGNNGLVPSSSSYSSATITPISIRHNVENPNSSTRTVPNISDEIIVINKESTAEALIALSSGFPADSLTEEEIDAGVVPVVGGIEQVNYILIRNHIIAKWRENVSNWITKEMFIDEIPKHGHTLLDSAYNYLVSHGYINFGVAPAIKEKSPAEPSKANVIVIGAGLAGLAAARQLMRFGYKVTVLEGRKRAGGRVYTKKMEGGNRVCAAADLGGSVLTGTLGNPLGIMARQLGYQLHKVRDKCPLYSLDGSPVDHDMDMKVETAFNRLLDKASKLRQLMGEVSVDVSLGAALETFRQVYGDAVNAEEMNLFNWHLANLEYANAELLSKLSLAFWDQDDPYDMGGDHCFLPGGNGRLVQALAENVPISYEKTVHTIRYGSDGVQVIAGSQVFEADMALCTVPLGVLKSGSIKFIPELPQRKLDGIKRLGFGLLNKVAMLFPHVFWGTDLDTFGHLCDEPSRRGEFFLFYSYGTVAGGPLLIALVAGEAAHKFESMPPTDAVTRVIQILKGIYEPQGINVPEPIQTVCTRWGGDPFSLGSYSNVAVGASGDDYDILAESVGDGRLFFAGEATTRRYPATMHGAFLSGLREAANMANYSNARALRTKVDRSPSKNAHSCASLLADLFREPDLEFGSFSVIFARKNADPKSSAILRVTFSEPRKKSHEGSKQDQQHSNKLLFQQLQSHFNQQQQFQVYTLLSRQQALDLREVRGGDEMRLNYLCEKLGVKLVGRKGLGSTADSVIASIKAERGNRKPASTALALKSERLK from the exons ATGAATCCATTAGACCAATCCCCAGATCAATTCTCTTCATTCCCTCCTCTCCAATTCATTCCTTTTCCACCTCCaccaaaccctaaccctagccCTAGCCCCAATTATAATCATAATCCCAATCTTAATTCTAATCCGAGCCCTGATGATCCAATCGAAACCCAATTCCATATCCAAAACCCTAGCCCTACTTCAGCGAATCACCTTCTCTCGTTCACAGTCCCCAAGAAGCGAAGGCGAGGTCGGCCTCAGCGGAAAGCGGCGTCGTTTCATGTTCCTCCACTCCCCAACGTTATTCTCAACGGTAATAACGGTCTTGtcccttcctcttcttcatatTCTTCTGCTACTATTACTCCAATTTCAATTAGACATAACGTAGAAAACCCTAATTCGTCAACACGAACTGTACCCAATATCTCCGATGAGATTATTGTGATAAATAAAGAATCCACAGCCGAGGCCTTGATTGCGCTCTCGTCTGGGTTTCCTGCCGATTCCCTCACTGAGGAGGAAATCGATGCCGGGGTTGTACCTGTAGTTGGGGGGATAGAACAGGTCAACTACATTCTTATTCGGAACCACATTATTGCGAAATGGCGCGAGAATGTGTCGAATTGGATCACTAAAGAGATGTTTATTGACGAGATACCTAAACATGGCCATACCCTTTTGGATTCTGCTTATAATTATTTGGTTTCACACGGGTATATTAATTTTGGGGTTGCACCGGCAATCAAGGAGAAGAGTCCAGCTGAACCTAGTAAGGCAAATGTGATTGTGATTGGTGCTGGGCTTGCGGGGCTGGCTGCAGCAAGGCAATTAATGAGATTTGGGTATAAGGTGACCGTTTTGGAAGGTAGGAAGCGAGCAGGTGGACGAGTCTATACGAAGAAAATGGAGGGAGGGAATAGGGTGTGTGCAGCAGCGGATTTAGGGGGTAGTGTTCTGACGGGTACTTTAGGGAATCCACTTGGTATTATGGCCCGACAATTGGGTTATCAGCTTCATAAAGTGAGAGATAAGTGCCCCCTTTATAGTTTGGATGGTAGTCCGGTTGACCATGATATGGATATGAAGGTGGAAACTGCTTTTAACCGTCTTTTGGACAAGGCAAGTAAGCTTAGGCAGTTAATGGGGGAGGTCTCAGTGGATGTCTCTCTTGGTGCAGCATTGGAAACATTCCGGCAGGTGTATGGGGATGCAGTGAATGCGGAGGAGATGAACTTGTTTAATTGGCATCTTGCAAATTTGGAATATGCGAATGCTGAATTGCTTTCAAAGCTTTCTCTTGCATTTTGGGACCAAGACGACCCGTATGATATGGGAGGGGACCATTGCTTCTTGCCTGGAGGGAATGGAAGGCTGGTTCAGGCTTTGGCTGAGAATGTGCCGATTTCATACGAGAAAACTGTACACACCATTAGGTATGGTAGTGATGGTGTGCAGGTCATTGCAGGGAGTCAGGTCTTTGAGGCTGACATGGCACTGTGCACAGTTCCACTTGGGGTTCTAAAGAGTGGATCCATAAAGTTTATTCCAGAGTTGCCTCAGAGAAAGCTTGATGGCATAAAGAGGTTAGGATTTGGGTTATTGAATAAGGTTGCTATGCTGTTTCCTCATGTATTCTGGGGCACAGATCTTGATACCTTTGGGCATCTTTGTGATGAACCGAGCCGTAGAGGGGAGTTCTTTCTCTTTTACAGCTATGGAACAGTTGCTGGTGGTCCTCTCTTGATTGCTTTGGTAGCTGGAGAAGCTGCTCACAAGTTTGAGAGCATGCCCCCAACGGATGCAGTGACCCGTGTTATCCAAATTCTCAAAG GTATCTATGAACCCCAAGGAATCAATGTCCCGGAGCCTATCCAAACAGTTTGTACCAGATGGGGTGGTGATCCCTTCAGTCTAGGTTCTTATTCTAATGTTGCAGTTGGGGCATCAGGAGATGATTATGATATTTTAGCAGAAAGTGTGGGAGATGGAAGGCTCTTCTTTGCAGGGGAGGCCACCACTAGGCGATACCCTGCAACTATGCATGGGGCTTTTCTTAGTGGATTAAGAGAAGCTGCAAATATGGCTAACTATTCTAATGCTCGGGCCTTGAGAACAAAGGTTGACAGGAGCCCATCAAAGAATGCCCATTCTTGTGCTTCCCTTCTTGCAGATTTATTTAGGGAGCCTGATCTAGAATTTGGGAGCTTTTCTGTTATTTTTGCTCGGAAGAATGCTGATCCCAagtcatcagcaattttgaggGTGACATTTAGTGAGCCTCGAAAAAAGAGTCATGAAGGTTCAAAACAAGATCAACAACATTCAAATAAGTTACTTTTTCAGCAGCTTCAGTCACATTTTAATCAGCAGCAACAGTTTCAGGTTTACACTTTATTATCTAGGCAACAGGCACTGGATCTAAGAGAGGTTAGAGGGGGTGATGAAATGAGGTTGAATTACCTCTGTGAAAAGTTGGGAGTGAAGCTGGTGGGAAGAAAAGGTCTGGGGTCTACTGCTGATTCTGTTATTGCTTCCATTAAGGCTGAGAGGGGCAATCGCAAACCTGCTTCAACTGCTTTGGCTCTCAAATCAG AAAGGCTAAAATAG
- the LOC115957552 gene encoding uncharacterized protein LOC115957552 codes for MHGFSTVDGFMEITECLADMIKYVANEPSVGLFYVQHHTQNAVPNVISLKNNVVEKSRETTLHTEDSEDSITMVRSMKECGFPIADEMIRDIKKSLVTMSTKQPRRGLIQNPTSGFQMGRASSWGPATWGRGAVFDQEENRRRGNYLSSVLKSAKQKASNFKWPQLDPKELTQTKDEKLLLFPTPSVSVTSASTSSSLPDVEADELPLSSQIEDDPLQEEEQNDVSLPGKNLVLVSENFDDFKADKEAKLEEWLGVTDNPHNHRDASDAERAFT; via the coding sequence ATGCATGGGTTCTCTACTGTTGATGGCTTCATGGAGATAACTGAATGCTTAGCAGACATGATTAAATATGTGGCAAATGAACCCTCAGTAGGGCTTTTCTATGTCCAGCATCATACTCAAAATGCAGTGCCCAATGTCATTTCTCTCAAGAATAATGTTGTGGAGAAGTCTCGAGAAACAACTTTGCACACTGAAGATTCAGAGGATTCTATAACCATGGTCAGGTCAATGAAAGAATGTGGATTCCCCATTGCTGATGAAATGATAAGAGACATCAAGAAATCTCTAGTGACCATGTCTACAAAACAACCAAGAAGAGGGTTAATCCAGAACCCAACTTCAGGTTTTCAGATGGGAAGAGCTAGCTCTTGGGGACCAGCCACTTGGGGCCGTGGTGCAGTTTTTGACCAAGAGGAGAACAGAAGAAGAGGTAATTATTTGTCATCCGTACTTAAGTCAGCAAAACAAAAGGCCAGCAATTTCAAGTGGCCACAGCTTGATCCCAAAGAATTGACACAAACCAAGGATGAGAAGCTACTTTTGTTCCCTACTCCATCAGTGTCAGTAACATCAGCTAGCACTAGCTCATCTTTGCCAGATGTGGAAGCAGATGAACTACCCTTGTCAAGTCAAATTGAAGATGATCCACTACAAGAAGAAGAACAGAATGATGTCAGCTTACCGGGTAAAAATTTAGTATTAGTTTCAGAAAACTTTGATGATTTCAAAGCTGATAAAGAAGCCAAACTGGAGGAATGGTTGGGGGTGACTGACAACCCGCATAATCATAGAGATGCAAGTGATGCCGAAAGGGCTTTTACATGA
- the LOC115955253 gene encoding protein FLOWERING LOCUS D isoform X1, producing MNPLDQSPDQFSSFPPLQFIPFPPPPNPNPSPSPNYNHNPNLNSNPSPDDPIETQFHIQNPSPTSANHLLSFTVPKKRRRGRPQRKAASFHVPPLPNVILNGNNGLVPSSSSYSSATITPISIRHNVENPNSSTRTVPNISDEIIVINKESTAEALIALSSGFPADSLTEEEIDAGVVPVVGGIEQVNYILIRNHIIAKWRENVSNWITKEMFIDEIPKHGHTLLDSAYNYLVSHGYINFGVAPAIKEKSPAEPSKANVIVIGAGLAGLAAARQLMRFGYKVTVLEGRKRAGGRVYTKKMEGGNRVCAAADLGGSVLTGTLGNPLGIMARQLGYQLHKVRDKCPLYSLDGSPVDHDMDMKVETAFNRLLDKASKLRQLMGEVSVDVSLGAALETFRQVYGDAVNAEEMNLFNWHLANLEYANAELLSKLSLAFWDQDDPYDMGGDHCFLPGGNGRLVQALAENVPISYEKTVHTIRYGSDGVQVIAGSQVFEADMALCTVPLGVLKSGSIKFIPELPQRKLDGIKRLGFGLLNKVAMLFPHVFWGTDLDTFGHLCDEPSRRGEFFLFYSYGTVAGGPLLIALVAGEAAHKFESMPPTDAVTRVIQILKGIYEPQGINVPEPIQTVCTRWGGDPFSLGSYSNVAVGASGDDYDILAESVGDGRLFFAGEATTRRYPATMHGAFLSGLREAANMANYSNARALRTKVDRSPSKNAHSCASLLADLFREPDLEFGSFSVIFARKNADPKSSAILRVTFSEPRKKSHEGSKQDQQHSNKLLFQQLQSHFNQQQQFQVYTLLSRQQALDLREVRGGDEMRLNYLCEKLGVKLVGRKGLGSTADSVIASIKAERGNRKPASTALALKSGTLKLKTGILKRKVVRKAKIVRNSNVLAAAANSNVVNGKVSEETKMSEEIGTTDQLLLDTLGSGQNQGDLLKQ from the exons ATGAATCCATTAGACCAATCCCCAGATCAATTCTCTTCATTCCCTCCTCTCCAATTCATTCCTTTTCCACCTCCaccaaaccctaaccctagccCTAGCCCCAATTATAATCATAATCCCAATCTTAATTCTAATCCGAGCCCTGATGATCCAATCGAAACCCAATTCCATATCCAAAACCCTAGCCCTACTTCAGCGAATCACCTTCTCTCGTTCACAGTCCCCAAGAAGCGAAGGCGAGGTCGGCCTCAGCGGAAAGCGGCGTCGTTTCATGTTCCTCCACTCCCCAACGTTATTCTCAACGGTAATAACGGTCTTGtcccttcctcttcttcatatTCTTCTGCTACTATTACTCCAATTTCAATTAGACATAACGTAGAAAACCCTAATTCGTCAACACGAACTGTACCCAATATCTCCGATGAGATTATTGTGATAAATAAAGAATCCACAGCCGAGGCCTTGATTGCGCTCTCGTCTGGGTTTCCTGCCGATTCCCTCACTGAGGAGGAAATCGATGCCGGGGTTGTACCTGTAGTTGGGGGGATAGAACAGGTCAACTACATTCTTATTCGGAACCACATTATTGCGAAATGGCGCGAGAATGTGTCGAATTGGATCACTAAAGAGATGTTTATTGACGAGATACCTAAACATGGCCATACCCTTTTGGATTCTGCTTATAATTATTTGGTTTCACACGGGTATATTAATTTTGGGGTTGCACCGGCAATCAAGGAGAAGAGTCCAGCTGAACCTAGTAAGGCAAATGTGATTGTGATTGGTGCTGGGCTTGCGGGGCTGGCTGCAGCAAGGCAATTAATGAGATTTGGGTATAAGGTGACCGTTTTGGAAGGTAGGAAGCGAGCAGGTGGACGAGTCTATACGAAGAAAATGGAGGGAGGGAATAGGGTGTGTGCAGCAGCGGATTTAGGGGGTAGTGTTCTGACGGGTACTTTAGGGAATCCACTTGGTATTATGGCCCGACAATTGGGTTATCAGCTTCATAAAGTGAGAGATAAGTGCCCCCTTTATAGTTTGGATGGTAGTCCGGTTGACCATGATATGGATATGAAGGTGGAAACTGCTTTTAACCGTCTTTTGGACAAGGCAAGTAAGCTTAGGCAGTTAATGGGGGAGGTCTCAGTGGATGTCTCTCTTGGTGCAGCATTGGAAACATTCCGGCAGGTGTATGGGGATGCAGTGAATGCGGAGGAGATGAACTTGTTTAATTGGCATCTTGCAAATTTGGAATATGCGAATGCTGAATTGCTTTCAAAGCTTTCTCTTGCATTTTGGGACCAAGACGACCCGTATGATATGGGAGGGGACCATTGCTTCTTGCCTGGAGGGAATGGAAGGCTGGTTCAGGCTTTGGCTGAGAATGTGCCGATTTCATACGAGAAAACTGTACACACCATTAGGTATGGTAGTGATGGTGTGCAGGTCATTGCAGGGAGTCAGGTCTTTGAGGCTGACATGGCACTGTGCACAGTTCCACTTGGGGTTCTAAAGAGTGGATCCATAAAGTTTATTCCAGAGTTGCCTCAGAGAAAGCTTGATGGCATAAAGAGGTTAGGATTTGGGTTATTGAATAAGGTTGCTATGCTGTTTCCTCATGTATTCTGGGGCACAGATCTTGATACCTTTGGGCATCTTTGTGATGAACCGAGCCGTAGAGGGGAGTTCTTTCTCTTTTACAGCTATGGAACAGTTGCTGGTGGTCCTCTCTTGATTGCTTTGGTAGCTGGAGAAGCTGCTCACAAGTTTGAGAGCATGCCCCCAACGGATGCAGTGACCCGTGTTATCCAAATTCTCAAAG GTATCTATGAACCCCAAGGAATCAATGTCCCGGAGCCTATCCAAACAGTTTGTACCAGATGGGGTGGTGATCCCTTCAGTCTAGGTTCTTATTCTAATGTTGCAGTTGGGGCATCAGGAGATGATTATGATATTTTAGCAGAAAGTGTGGGAGATGGAAGGCTCTTCTTTGCAGGGGAGGCCACCACTAGGCGATACCCTGCAACTATGCATGGGGCTTTTCTTAGTGGATTAAGAGAAGCTGCAAATATGGCTAACTATTCTAATGCTCGGGCCTTGAGAACAAAGGTTGACAGGAGCCCATCAAAGAATGCCCATTCTTGTGCTTCCCTTCTTGCAGATTTATTTAGGGAGCCTGATCTAGAATTTGGGAGCTTTTCTGTTATTTTTGCTCGGAAGAATGCTGATCCCAagtcatcagcaattttgaggGTGACATTTAGTGAGCCTCGAAAAAAGAGTCATGAAGGTTCAAAACAAGATCAACAACATTCAAATAAGTTACTTTTTCAGCAGCTTCAGTCACATTTTAATCAGCAGCAACAGTTTCAGGTTTACACTTTATTATCTAGGCAACAGGCACTGGATCTAAGAGAGGTTAGAGGGGGTGATGAAATGAGGTTGAATTACCTCTGTGAAAAGTTGGGAGTGAAGCTGGTGGGAAGAAAAGGTCTGGGGTCTACTGCTGATTCTGTTATTGCTTCCATTAAGGCTGAGAGGGGCAATCGCAAACCTGCTTCAACTGCTTTGGCTCTCAAATCAG GGACATTGAAGCTGAAAACAGGCATTTTGAAGCGAAAAGTGGTGAG AAAGGCTAAAATAGTGCGTAATAGCAATGTACTGGCAGCTGCTGCTAATTCAAATGTAGTAAATGGTAAAGTGTCAGAGGAAACTAAGATGTCAGAGGAAATAGGGACCACAGATCAATTACTTCTTGACACACTTGGTTCAG GGCAAAATCAAGGTGACCTGTTGAAGCAATGA